A stretch of DNA from Thermogemmatispora onikobensis:
CGGCCTGCTCCAGGGCCAGACGGGCCGAAGCGATTCGCTCCTGGCGCCAGTAGGCGCGACCCAGGCCCAGCGCGGCGCAGCCGGCCACATACTGGTTGGCGCGACGGCGTCCCCACTCTTGGGCACCTTGGAAGGCGTCGATGGCCTCCTGCCAGGCGGCGGCCAGGAGGGCTGCCCTGCCCAGTTCGAGGAGCCAGGGACCACGACGAGGATCGTCCGCGCTGAGGAGCTGCAAGGCCATATGCTGGTGAGCCATCGCTTCCGCTGGAGCATAGGTCTGCAGTGCCTGCTGGGCGGCGCGCTGGGAATAGGCGGCGCCACGTCCGGTATCGCCGCTGCGCGCAAAATGAAAAGCCTGCTCTGCCAGCTGCTGTGCGCTGGCAGGGGCATGGAGGGGGGGCTGGCGTTGCTCCAGCTCCTGGCCGATGCGTGTGTGCAGACGCAGACGGCGTACCGCTCTCACCTCCTGATAGAGGCACTCGCGGATGGTGTCGTGGCTGAAAGCAAAGTGAGCGGGGGCGGCGGCAGCGGTCGCAGGAAGCTGATGGATCAGCCGGGCCTGCCTGGCCTCGTGTAGGAGCTCCTCTACGCTCTCTTCGTCCAGCTCTGTGACCCTGGCCAACAGGGTCGCATCAAATGTCCGGCCAATGATCGACGCACTGCGCAGCAGCTCGACTGTGGCCGGAGCCAGGCGGGCCAGTCGCTGGCGAACGGCGTTCAGAATACTGGACGGCAGCAAAGAAGGATTGGGAGCGAGCAGACAGAAGGCGCCGCCGTCCTCTTTTTGGGCAATGACCCCGCTTTCAAGCCAGCCGCGGAGCAGTTCCTCGGCCAGGAACGGGTTGCCCTCGCTCTGAGCGGCCAGCAGGCTACTGACGGCAGGATCAACAGTGGCACCCAGGTAGCCCGAGGCCAGCTCGGCCACCGCTTCGGCGGTCAGCGGGCCCAGGATCATGGTAGTGAGCAGGCGCAGACGCTCTAGCTCGGCCAGGGCGCGCTCGAAAGCGGAGCGGTGCATGATCTCGCCTTCACGATAGGCTCCCAGAATCAGCAAGCGCGCCGTGGGCTGGTGCTGGGCCAGGTGGCAGAGCAGGTCAAGGCTAGCCTGATCGGACCAGTGGAGGTCATCCAGCACCAGGAGTAAGGGCCGAGGGGTAGCGATCGCCTTCAAGAAGAGGCCTGTGGCCTCGAAGAGACGGAGGCGGGCCTGTTCGGGAGGCAGTGGGTAGCTACTGGCGGACTCCCCCAGGCGCAGGGACAGTTCGGGCAGGATGGTCGCCAGGACGGAGGCCATTGCGCCGGCCTGGGGGCGTAGCTCGTCCGCGGGCGCGCTGCGGATGTGCTGACCGAGCGCCTCCAGGAACGGCAGGTAGGGAGGCATTCCCTCGGTGCCGGAAGCTCCGCCCTGGAGCACCGTTGTGCCTTGCTGGCGGGCGCAGCGAGCCATCTCGCGTAAGAGGCGTGTCTTGCCGATCCCTGGTTCGCCGGCGATGAGCGCCACCTGCAGGCCACCAGCGCGGCTCTGCTCCTCAAGGCTGCGCAGCCTGGCCAGCTCACGATCACGCCCGACCAGGGCCGCTTCTTCATGGGTCAAACCATGTTGCAGCATGCTCCTGCTCTCTGCTTTCTCTCAGCAGCCTGCTCCTGTTGTCTGGAACACGTCGCATCTCACCCGTTCTGCCAGCAAAAAGCGTACTCGATATGGGAACGAAAAGCAAGTCTGGCGCTCTCTGATGACAGCACCGAGGAGCGCCTTTCTGCCAGCCCGACAGGCAGATCTCAGGCTGCATTCCTGCTGGTTGACTGCCTACCTCTTATTAATGTGGTCGAAATTTTTATGTCGTTTGGCATGGTGAAATGGAGCAGCGAGGATTGCTATTGATTTGAATAGGTTTAAGTAAGGAAATATTCGTCTGATCTATCTTTTGTAATGCAGAGTTTATTTAGAGACGGAAAATATTGACTTTTATCTAGTGAGACTATAGAGTAAGATTATGTCAGGGTTATCCTTTTGATGAGTCTCACCTCGTGGCGAACAGCGTAGTTTTGCGCGTACCAGGGCACTGTGCTGTGCTGCCTGGCCACAGGCAGAGCCAGGTCGAAGGTGCCAGGCGAAAGGATACCGATCATGAAAGCGGTTGTCTACAAGGGACCTTTTCAGGTGGCGGTCGAACAGGTTCCTGATCCCACCATTCAGCACCCCAATGACGTCATTGTGCGCATTACCTCAACCTGCATCTGTGGCTCGGATCTGCACATGTACGAGGGTCGCACGGCTGCCCCGCCGGGCCTCATCTTTGGTCACGAAAACCTGGGCATCGTCGAAGAGGTAGGCTCGGCGGTCACGACGCTCAAAAAGGGCGACCGGGTGGTGATGCCCTTCAACGTCGCTTGTGGCTTCTGCAAAAACTGCGAAAGGGGCTTTACTGGCTTCTGCCTGACCGTCAATCCCGGCTTCGCTGGTGGCGCCTATGGTTATGTGGCAATGGGGCCTTATCCTGGTGGGCAGGCAGAATATTTGCGAGTACCCTATGCGGACTTTAATGCGCTCAAGCTGCCACCCGGGACCGAGCACGAGGATGATTTTGCCCTCCTGGCCGATATCTTCCCCACGGGCTATCACGGGGCCGAGCTGGCGCAGGTCTCACCTGGGGAGACGGTGGCCATCTTCGGGGCCGGCCCAGTCGGAGCGATGGCCGCTTATAGCTGCCTGCTGCGTGGAGCTGCTGAGGTCTATGTCGTCGACCGGGTGCCGGAGCGCTTAAAGAAGATCGAGGAGATTGGTGCAATCCCGATTGACTTCAGCAAAGGGGACCCGGTCGAGCAGATTCGCGAGCGGCGCGGCGGCGATGGAGTGGACAAGGGCATTGATGCCGTTGGCTATCAGGCGATCCAGCCGGGTCAGGACAGCGAGGCCCCCTCTGCTGTTTTGGAGGCGCTCATCCGAGTCGTGAATCCCACTGGGATGCTGGGCATTCCTGGCCTCTACGTGCCGACCGATCCGGGAGGCGTTGATCCACATGCCAGGGAGGGGCGCCTGCTCATCTCCTTTGGCAAGCTGTTCGAAAAGGGGCTGCGCCTGGCCACGGGCCAGTGCAACGTCAAGCGCTATAATCGCTATCTGCGCGATCTGATTATCGCGGGACGGGCCAAGCCCAGCTTCATTGTCTCGCATCGGGTGCCGTTAGACGAGGCCCCGGTAGCTTATGAGAAGTTTGACAAGCGGGTCGAGGGCTATACCAAAGTAATCTTGAAGCCCTAGGTCTGGAACGATCTGTCTGTGGCGCGCTTGCTGCATCCGCTGCTGGGCAGGGGAGAGCTGCAGGGTGCCTCACCGGTATGCAATCCAGGTGAATAAGGGCAAGCATGAAAAGCCGCGCCATCTCGCCAGGCGGGCGCTGAGGGCGGTCATGCTTGCCCTTGTCGATCAGGCCCTGGGCACTCGCCAGGCGGGCGGTGTAGAGGTCGGCGGAGCGCGGTGCGAGCTAAGGGAGAGAGCTGTCTCAAGCGAATCGGCAGCCACCAGTCAGTGTGGCTACTTTGCCGCTTTCATGCCTGCTGGCTCTCCCTCTCCAATGCCTCCTGTAGAAAGGACAGAAGCTTATACCAGCAATCCTGTGATGCATGAGCGTTGAGGAGCGCGGTGCCTCCAAAAGCCACGATTGGCCCCCTGTCTGCCGCCGAGCCGCGGCTGACCCAAGGGGGGAGGGAAGGTACACCGTAGGGGCAGCAGATGAAGTGACCGGCGCCCTCATAGCGAAGATAGGTGCAGGAGTGGCTGAAACCGTGCTTCTCGAGGCGTGCTCTAATCCGCTCTGCGAACTGGCAGGAAGGCCAGACCTGATCATCGCTTCCAGCCACCAGCAGGATGGGGCCAGCGATACGCTCTACGGCGATACTGGCTCTGGCGATGGCCTCGGGATCAGCCTGCTGCAGCTGCTTCAGAAAGATCCTGGTGAGCCTGAAGGGCTTCCGCCGCAGCATACCCCACAGAAAGCTCACCACACTCAAAAAAGCGGCGAACTTGCCCGAAGAAGAGGCCGCCAGGTAAGGGAGGGCCTC
This window harbors:
- a CDS encoding glutathione-independent formaldehyde dehydrogenase, which translates into the protein MKAVVYKGPFQVAVEQVPDPTIQHPNDVIVRITSTCICGSDLHMYEGRTAAPPGLIFGHENLGIVEEVGSAVTTLKKGDRVVMPFNVACGFCKNCERGFTGFCLTVNPGFAGGAYGYVAMGPYPGGQAEYLRVPYADFNALKLPPGTEHEDDFALLADIFPTGYHGAELAQVSPGETVAIFGAGPVGAMAAYSCLLRGAAEVYVVDRVPERLKKIEEIGAIPIDFSKGDPVEQIRERRGGDGVDKGIDAVGYQAIQPGQDSEAPSAVLEALIRVVNPTGMLGIPGLYVPTDPGGVDPHAREGRLLISFGKLFEKGLRLATGQCNVKRYNRYLRDLIIAGRAKPSFIVSHRVPLDEAPVAYEKFDKRVEGYTKVILKP
- a CDS encoding ATP-binding protein, with amino-acid sequence MLQHGLTHEEAALVGRDRELARLRSLEEQSRAGGLQVALIAGEPGIGKTRLLREMARCARQQGTTVLQGGASGTEGMPPYLPFLEALGQHIRSAPADELRPQAGAMASVLATILPELSLRLGESASSYPLPPEQARLRLFEATGLFLKAIATPRPLLLVLDDLHWSDQASLDLLCHLAQHQPTARLLILGAYREGEIMHRSAFERALAELERLRLLTTMILGPLTAEAVAELASGYLGATVDPAVSSLLAAQSEGNPFLAEELLRGWLESGVIAQKEDGGAFCLLAPNPSLLPSSILNAVRQRLARLAPATVELLRSASIIGRTFDATLLARVTELDEESVEELLHEARQARLIHQLPATAAAAPAHFAFSHDTIRECLYQEVRAVRRLRLHTRIGQELEQRQPPLHAPASAQQLAEQAFHFARSGDTGRGAAYSQRAAQQALQTYAPAEAMAHQHMALQLLSADDPRRGPWLLELGRAALLAAAWQEAIDAFQGAQEWGRRRANQYVAGCAALGLGRAYWRQERIASARLALEQAATALSAQTTAETVEALVELGSLLILSLHQQEEARTCLEHALALSRQLGEQRLEAAACRALGNLLVRCNQMERGLPLLEQALSLALSRRGAGGLGMLCLPDDGLWLAWRTRPTRPAVSSLA